A window from Pseudomonas alloputida encodes these proteins:
- the ribD gene encoding bifunctional diaminohydroxyphosphoribosylaminopyrimidine deaminase/5-amino-6-(5-phosphoribosylamino)uracil reductase RibD, with amino-acid sequence MPSQAAILDAHYMARALELARKGLYTTHPNPRVGCVIVRDGEVVGEGWHVRAGEPHAEVHALRQAGELARGACAYVTLEPCSHHGRTPPCAEALVKAGVARVVAAMQDPNPQVAGQGLRRLAEAGIEVASGVLEAEARALNPGFLKRMEHGLPFVRAKLAMSLDGRTAMASGESQWITGPAARSAVQRLRARSSVVLTSAASVLADNARMTVRGAELGLDAETTALALSRTPLRVLVDGRLRLPLAAPFFQAGPALVVTAVADDPRYAAAGHELLSLPGDNGQVDLGALLHALAARGVNEILLEAGAGLVGAFARQGLVDEYQLFVAGTFLGSQARPLLDWPMDKMSEAPRLKITEMRAVGDDWRVTAIPLPAPGV; translated from the coding sequence ATGCCCAGCCAAGCCGCCATCCTTGACGCCCACTACATGGCCCGTGCGCTGGAGCTGGCGCGTAAAGGCCTGTACACCACCCACCCGAACCCGCGCGTAGGCTGCGTGATCGTGCGTGATGGCGAAGTGGTTGGCGAAGGCTGGCACGTTCGCGCCGGCGAGCCCCATGCCGAAGTGCATGCCCTGCGTCAGGCCGGTGAACTTGCCCGAGGTGCTTGTGCCTATGTCACCCTGGAACCATGCAGCCACCATGGCCGTACGCCGCCGTGTGCCGAAGCGCTGGTCAAGGCCGGTGTGGCGCGTGTAGTCGCAGCCATGCAGGACCCTAACCCGCAAGTGGCGGGACAGGGCCTGCGGCGCCTGGCCGAAGCCGGAATCGAAGTGGCCAGCGGGGTGCTCGAAGCCGAGGCCCGCGCCCTCAACCCAGGCTTCCTCAAGCGTATGGAGCACGGCCTGCCGTTCGTTCGCGCCAAGCTGGCCATGAGCCTGGACGGCCGCACCGCCATGGCCAGTGGTGAAAGCCAGTGGATCACCGGCCCGGCCGCCCGCTCAGCCGTGCAGCGCTTGCGCGCCCGCTCCAGCGTGGTGCTGACCAGCGCCGCCAGCGTGCTGGCAGACAACGCACGCATGACCGTGCGTGGTGCCGAGCTGGGCCTGGATGCCGAAACTACTGCCCTGGCTCTTAGCCGCACACCCTTGCGGGTGCTGGTCGATGGCCGTCTGCGCCTGCCCCTGGCGGCGCCGTTCTTCCAGGCCGGCCCGGCTCTGGTGGTGACTGCTGTCGCAGATGACCCGCGCTATGCCGCTGCCGGCCACGAATTGCTCAGCTTGCCGGGCGACAATGGCCAGGTCGACCTGGGGGCGCTGCTTCACGCTCTGGCCGCCCGCGGCGTCAACGAAATCCTGCTGGAAGCCGGTGCCGGCCTGGTCGGTGCCTTCGCACGGCAAGGCCTGGTCGACGAATACCAGCTGTTCGTCGCTGGCACCTTCCTCGGCTCCCAGGCCCGGCCGCTACTGGACTGGCCGATGGACAAGATGAGCGAAGCACCACGGCTGAAAATTACCGAAATGCGCGCAGTGGGCGATGACTGGCGGGTCACGGCCATCCCCCTGCCAGCGCCCGGCGTATAA
- the nusB gene encoding transcription antitermination factor NusB, whose amino-acid sequence MISDESDRFNPRDPKPADAGKPSKSAKRREARKLATQALYQWHMAQHSLNEIEAQFRVDNDFTDVDGAYFREILHGVPAIKGEIDKALVPCMTIALEELDPVELAVLRLSTWELIKRVDVPYRVVINEGVELAKVFGATDGHKFVNGVLDKLAPALREAEVKANKR is encoded by the coding sequence GTGATTAGCGACGAAAGCGATCGTTTCAACCCGCGCGATCCAAAACCTGCGGATGCCGGCAAGCCCTCCAAGAGCGCCAAGCGCCGCGAAGCCCGCAAGCTCGCGACCCAGGCCCTCTACCAGTGGCACATGGCCCAGCATTCGCTGAACGAGATCGAAGCGCAATTCCGGGTGGATAACGATTTCACCGATGTCGACGGTGCCTATTTCCGCGAGATCCTGCATGGGGTCCCGGCAATCAAGGGCGAAATCGACAAAGCGCTGGTGCCTTGCATGACCATCGCACTGGAAGAGCTCGACCCAGTCGAGCTGGCTGTGCTGCGCCTGTCCACCTGGGAGCTGATCAAACGCGTCGACGTGCCTTACCGCGTCGTGATCAACGAAGGTGTGGAACTGGCCAAGGTCTTCGGCGCCACTGACGGCCACAAGTTCGTCAACGGCGTACTGGACAAGCTTGCACCTGCGCTGCGTGAAGCAGAAGTCAAGGCGAACAAGCGCTGA
- the nrdR gene encoding transcriptional regulator NrdR, which produces MHCPFCGANDTKVIDSRLVAEGEQVRRRRECVACGERFTTFETAELVLPRLIKQDGTRQPFDEEKLRAGMQRALEKRPVSVERLEAALAHIKSRLRATGEREVKSLVVGEMVMAELRKLDEVAYIRFASVYRRFQDLDEFREEIDRLAREPAKE; this is translated from the coding sequence ATGCACTGTCCCTTTTGCGGTGCCAACGACACCAAGGTCATCGACTCTCGCCTCGTCGCCGAGGGCGAGCAGGTGCGCCGCCGCCGTGAATGCGTGGCCTGCGGCGAGCGCTTCACCACCTTCGAAACCGCCGAGCTGGTGCTGCCCCGGCTGATCAAGCAGGACGGCACGCGCCAGCCCTTCGACGAAGAAAAGCTGCGCGCTGGCATGCAACGGGCCCTGGAAAAGCGTCCGGTCAGCGTCGAGCGCCTGGAAGCTGCGCTGGCGCACATCAAGAGCCGGCTGCGTGCGACGGGCGAGCGCGAAGTCAAATCGCTGGTGGTCGGTGAAATGGTCATGGCCGAGTTGCGCAAACTCGATGAAGTGGCCTATATCCGCTTTGCCTCGGTGTACCGGCGCTTCCAGGACCTCGACGAGTTCCGCGAAGAAATCGACCGCCTGGCCCGTGAGCCAGCTAAAGAGTGA
- a CDS encoding DUF3299 domain-containing protein: MHMLLALLLLVAMPLWAAEPKELDWPALIPEGAPVIPPQLAPLHDMSQLSNALSAESAPPARQQAPDAPVVKSLDGQQVKLPGYIVPLEVSEEGRTTEFLLVPYYGACIHVPPPPPNQIVHIFSEMGVRVEDLYQPYWIEGKMQVKASSSELADAGYQMEAEKIYAYELR, from the coding sequence ATGCACATGCTGCTGGCCTTGCTGTTGCTGGTAGCGATGCCTCTATGGGCCGCCGAACCCAAGGAGCTGGACTGGCCCGCACTGATCCCTGAAGGTGCCCCGGTCATCCCGCCACAACTGGCGCCGCTGCACGACATGTCACAGCTCAGCAACGCGCTGTCTGCCGAGTCCGCACCTCCCGCGCGCCAGCAGGCGCCCGACGCGCCAGTGGTAAAAAGCCTCGACGGCCAACAGGTCAAACTTCCCGGCTACATCGTGCCACTGGAGGTCAGCGAAGAAGGCCGCACCACCGAATTCCTGCTGGTCCCTTACTATGGCGCGTGCATCCACGTGCCGCCGCCACCGCCGAACCAGATCGTGCATATTTTCAGCGAGATGGGCGTGCGCGTCGAAGACCTCTACCAGCCCTATTGGATAGAGGGAAAGATGCAGGTCAAAGCTTCCAGCAGCGAGCTGGCCGACGCCGGCTACCAGATGGAAGCCGAGAAAATCTACGCTTATGAGCTGAGATGA
- a CDS encoding ABC transporter ATP-binding protein, whose amino-acid sequence MNQPLIDLHDLVFAWPGHPPLLDIPALRLDAGEALFLKGPSGSGKTTLLGLLGGVNVPVQGRIQLLGQDLGSLSQGARDRFRVDHTGYIFQQFNLLPFLSVRENVELPCRFSRSRKARAEQRHGSVDQAASTLLTHLGLGDPAMLARRADSLSIGQQQRVAAARALIGQPELVIADEPTSALDADTREAFIRLLFDECRAAGASLLFVSHDQSLAPLFDRHLSLAELNRAAKPREA is encoded by the coding sequence ATGAACCAGCCGTTGATCGATCTGCATGACCTGGTGTTCGCCTGGCCAGGTCACCCGCCGCTGCTGGATATTCCGGCATTGCGCCTGGACGCTGGTGAAGCACTGTTCCTCAAGGGCCCCAGCGGCAGTGGCAAGACGACCTTGCTGGGCCTGCTGGGCGGGGTGAACGTGCCGGTCCAGGGCCGCATCCAGTTGCTCGGTCAGGACCTCGGCAGCCTGAGCCAGGGCGCCCGCGACCGCTTTCGGGTCGATCACACAGGGTATATCTTCCAGCAGTTCAACCTGCTGCCGTTCCTCTCGGTACGTGAAAACGTCGAACTGCCCTGCCGCTTCTCGCGCAGCCGCAAGGCACGCGCCGAGCAGCGCCATGGCAGTGTTGACCAGGCGGCCAGCACGCTGCTGACCCACCTGGGCCTGGGCGACCCTGCCATGCTCGCCCGCCGCGCCGACAGCCTGTCGATCGGCCAGCAGCAGCGGGTCGCCGCCGCCCGCGCACTGATCGGCCAGCCTGAACTGGTGATCGCCGACGAACCGACCTCGGCACTGGATGCGGACACGCGCGAAGCATTCATCCGCCTGCTGTTCGATGAGTGCCGCGCCGCCGGTGCCAGCCTGCTGTTCGTCAGCCACGACCAGAGCCTGGCGCCGCTGTTCGACCGCCACCTGTCGCTTGCCGAACTGAACCGCGCCGCCAAGCCCCGGGAGGCCTGA
- a CDS encoding class I SAM-dependent methyltransferase: MPLALQQALSGLIGEARLIVSELPDCDLKLWLIDDQNMDRAFSSEETRRILEEPPYWSFCWASGLAMARYLAERPEWVAGKRVLDFGAGSGIAGIAAARAGAREVVACDLDPLALAACRANAALNGVTLSYSSDFFAEEDRFDLILVADVLYDRANLPLLDAFLSRGRQALVADSRVRDFSHPLYQQLGVLEALTLPDLAEPHEFRRVSLYHASRDTL, translated from the coding sequence ATGCCGCTGGCCCTGCAACAGGCCCTCAGCGGCCTGATCGGCGAAGCACGCCTGATCGTCAGCGAACTGCCCGACTGTGACCTGAAGCTATGGCTGATCGACGATCAGAACATGGATCGCGCCTTCAGCAGCGAAGAAACCCGGCGCATTCTTGAAGAACCTCCCTATTGGAGCTTCTGCTGGGCCAGTGGGCTGGCAATGGCCCGCTACCTGGCCGAACGCCCGGAATGGGTGGCAGGCAAGCGCGTGCTGGACTTTGGCGCCGGCTCTGGTATCGCCGGCATTGCTGCTGCACGCGCCGGTGCACGGGAAGTGGTGGCCTGCGACCTCGACCCGCTGGCCCTCGCTGCCTGCCGTGCGAATGCAGCACTGAACGGGGTGACACTAAGCTACAGCAGCGATTTTTTTGCCGAGGAAGACCGTTTCGACCTGATCCTGGTTGCCGATGTGCTGTACGACCGCGCCAACCTGCCGCTGCTGGATGCCTTCCTGAGCCGCGGTCGGCAGGCCTTGGTGGCCGACTCGCGGGTACGCGACTTTAGCCACCCGTTGTACCAGCAATTGGGCGTGCTCGAAGCACTGACCCTGCCGGACCTGGCCGAGCCACACGAATTCCGCCGGGTCAGCCTGTACCACGCCAGCCGCGACACCTTATAG
- the ribBA gene encoding bifunctional 3,4-dihydroxy-2-butanone-4-phosphate synthase/GTP cyclohydrolase II, producing the protein MALNSIEELVEDIRQGKMVILMDDEDRENEGDIIMAAECCQPEHINFMAKHARGLICMPMTRERCETLKLPLMAPRNGSGFGTKFTVSIEAAEGVTTGISAADRARTVQAAAAKDAKAEDIVSPGHIFPLMAQPGGTLARAGHTEAACDLARMAGFEPSGVICEVMNDDGTMSRRAELEVFAAEHGLKIGTIADLIHYRMIHERTVQRVSEQSVESELGEFNLVTYRDAVEGDVHMALTLGKICAEEPTLVRVHNMDPLRDLLLVKQPGRWSLRAAMAAVAEAGSGVVLLLGHPLDGDVLLAHIRESAGDAPAKAPTTYSTVGAGSQILRDLGVRKMRLMSSPMKFNAISGFDLEVVEYVPSE; encoded by the coding sequence GTGGCGCTCAACAGCATCGAAGAACTGGTCGAAGACATCCGCCAGGGCAAAATGGTCATCCTGATGGATGACGAAGATCGCGAGAACGAAGGCGACATCATCATGGCGGCCGAATGCTGCCAGCCGGAGCACATCAACTTCATGGCCAAGCACGCCCGTGGCCTGATCTGCATGCCGATGACCCGCGAGCGTTGCGAAACGCTGAAGCTGCCGTTGATGGCGCCGCGCAACGGCTCGGGCTTCGGCACCAAGTTCACCGTGTCGATCGAGGCCGCCGAGGGCGTCACCACCGGTATTTCCGCCGCCGACCGCGCACGCACTGTGCAGGCTGCTGCTGCCAAGGACGCCAAGGCCGAAGACATTGTCAGCCCTGGTCACATCTTCCCGCTGATGGCCCAGCCAGGCGGTACGCTGGCGCGTGCCGGCCACACCGAAGCCGCCTGTGACCTGGCGCGCATGGCCGGTTTCGAGCCAAGCGGCGTGATCTGCGAAGTGATGAACGACGACGGCACCATGTCGCGCCGCGCCGAACTGGAAGTGTTCGCCGCCGAGCACGGCCTGAAGATCGGCACCATTGCCGACCTGATCCACTACCGCATGATCCACGAGCGCACCGTGCAGCGTGTTTCCGAGCAATCGGTGGAGAGCGAGCTGGGTGAGTTCAACCTGGTCACCTACCGTGATGCGGTCGAAGGCGACGTGCACATGGCCTTGACCCTGGGCAAGATCTGCGCGGAAGAACCGACCCTGGTGCGCGTGCACAACATGGACCCGCTGCGCGACCTGCTGCTGGTCAAGCAGCCAGGCCGCTGGAGCCTGCGCGCGGCCATGGCCGCAGTGGCCGAGGCCGGCAGTGGTGTGGTGTTGCTGCTGGGGCACCCGCTGGACGGCGACGTGCTGCTGGCGCACATCCGCGAAAGCGCGGGCGATGCGCCGGCCAAGGCACCGACCACCTACAGCACTGTGGGTGCCGGTTCGCAGATCCTGCGTGACCTCGGTGTGCGCAAGATGCGCCTGATGAGTTCGCCGATGAAGTTCAACGCGATATCCGGATTCGATCTGGAAGTTGTAGAATACGTGCCCTCCGAGTGA
- the trxA gene encoding thioredoxin, translating to MTQDTPYIFDATDTNFQQLVIENSFHKPVLVDFWAEWCAPCKALMPLLAKIAEGYQGELLLAKINCDVEQQVVAQFGIRSLPTVVLFKDGQPVDGFAGAQPESAIRAMLEPHVQMPAAPTAAPLEQAKALFAESRFAETETLLQALLGEDNSNAEALILYARCLAERGELGEAQVVLDAVKTDEHKAALAGAKAQLTFLRQAASLPEVADLKSRLAQNPQDDEAAYQLSIQQLARQQYEAALEGLLKLFQRNRGYENGLPQKALLQVFELLGGDHPLVGVYRRKLSAAMF from the coding sequence ATGACCCAAGACACGCCTTACATTTTCGACGCCACCGATACCAACTTCCAGCAACTGGTGATCGAGAACTCCTTCCACAAGCCGGTGCTGGTGGACTTCTGGGCCGAGTGGTGCGCGCCGTGCAAGGCGCTGATGCCTTTGCTGGCAAAGATTGCCGAGGGTTACCAGGGCGAACTGCTGCTGGCCAAGATCAACTGCGACGTGGAGCAACAGGTGGTTGCCCAGTTCGGCATCCGTAGCCTGCCGACAGTGGTGCTGTTCAAGGACGGCCAGCCGGTGGACGGTTTTGCCGGGGCACAACCGGAATCGGCGATCCGCGCCATGCTCGAGCCGCATGTACAAATGCCCGCCGCGCCCACCGCCGCGCCACTGGAGCAGGCAAAGGCACTGTTTGCCGAAAGCCGTTTTGCCGAAACCGAAACGCTGCTACAGGCGCTGCTGGGTGAGGACAACAGCAATGCCGAGGCGCTGATCCTGTATGCCCGCTGCCTGGCCGAGCGTGGCGAGCTGGGCGAAGCGCAAGTGGTGCTGGATGCAGTCAAGACTGACGAACACAAAGCTGCGCTGGCCGGTGCCAAGGCCCAGCTGACCTTCCTGCGCCAGGCTGCCAGCCTGCCGGAAGTGGCTGACCTTAAAAGCCGTCTGGCGCAGAACCCGCAAGACGACGAGGCGGCTTATCAGCTGAGCATTCAGCAACTGGCTCGCCAGCAGTACGAGGCGGCGCTGGAAGGTCTGCTGAAGCTGTTCCAGCGTAACCGTGGCTACGAGAACGGGCTGCCGCAGAAGGCGCTGTTGCAGGTGTTCGAGTTGCTGGGTGGCGATCACCCGCTGGTTGGTGTTTATCGTCGCAAGCTGTCGGCGGCGATGTTCTGA
- a CDS encoding YbaY family lipoprotein — MHYRALVVLCCAALLAACGSDRPKTDNPAPAPAPSAKAEVPGPLPAYQRELSGTLLEIPAGAEVELALLVIDERDRPQRLLASSNLTGTGQALPYHLRFNPEAFPPGARVELRGRASNSGQLIMHLPPVRITQAQTQATGPLRFEKAP, encoded by the coding sequence ATGCACTACCGAGCGCTCGTCGTGCTGTGCTGCGCCGCTTTGCTTGCCGCCTGCGGCAGCGACAGGCCAAAGACCGACAACCCGGCGCCCGCGCCAGCCCCCTCGGCCAAGGCCGAAGTACCGGGCCCGTTGCCGGCCTACCAGCGCGAGCTGAGCGGCACCTTGCTGGAAATCCCGGCGGGTGCCGAGGTGGAACTGGCCTTGCTGGTGATCGACGAACGCGACCGCCCGCAGCGCCTGCTGGCCAGCAGCAACCTGACCGGTACCGGCCAGGCGCTGCCCTACCACCTGCGTTTCAACCCCGAAGCCTTCCCGCCCGGTGCCCGGGTCGAACTGCGTGGCCGCGCCAGCAACTCCGGCCAGCTGATCATGCACCTGCCCCCGGTGCGCATTACCCAGGCACAAACCCAGGCCACCGGCCCGCTGCGTTTCGAAAAGGCGCCTTAA
- the ribH gene encoding 6,7-dimethyl-8-ribityllumazine synthase, which yields MTLKTIEGTFIAPKGRYALVVGRFNSFVVESLVSGAVDALVRHGVSESDITIIRAPGAFEIPLVAQKVAQQGAYDAIIALGAVIRGGTPHFEYVAGECTKGLAQVSMEFGVPVAFGVLTVDSIEQAIERSGTKAGNKGAEAALSALEMVSLLAQLEAK from the coding sequence ATGACCCTGAAGACCATCGAAGGTACCTTCATCGCCCCCAAAGGTCGCTATGCTTTGGTGGTTGGCCGCTTCAACAGCTTCGTTGTCGAAAGCCTGGTAAGCGGTGCCGTTGATGCCCTGGTACGCCACGGTGTCAGCGAAAGCGACATCACCATCATCCGTGCCCCGGGTGCATTCGAGATCCCGCTGGTGGCACAGAAGGTCGCCCAGCAAGGCGCCTACGACGCGATCATCGCCCTGGGCGCCGTGATCCGTGGCGGTACCCCGCACTTCGAATACGTGGCGGGCGAGTGCACCAAGGGCCTGGCCCAGGTGTCCATGGAGTTCGGTGTTCCGGTGGCCTTCGGCGTACTGACCGTCGACTCCATCGAGCAAGCCATCGAGCGTTCTGGCACCAAAGCCGGTAACAAAGGTGCTGAAGCTGCCCTGTCCGCACTGGAAATGGTCAGCCTGCTGGCGCAGTTGGAGGCCAAGTGA
- a CDS encoding ABC transporter permease, whose product MYLLRLALASLANRRFTAFLTAFAIALSVCLLLAVERVRTEARASFASTISGTDLIVGARSGSVNLLLYSVFRIGNATNNIRWDSFQHYAQDPRVKWAIPISLGDSHRGYRVMGTTTDYFSHYQYGRRQHLQLSQGREFANDPFEVVLGAEVAEALHYKLGDKLVLAHGVAAISLVKHDDKPFTVVGVLKRTGTPVDRTLHISLGGMEAIHIDWHNGVPARGAGRISAEQARTMDLQPAAITAFMLGLNSKIATFSLQREINEYRSEPLLAILPGVALQELWSLMGTAEQALFVVSLFVVLTGLIGMLTAILTSLNERRREMAILRSVGARPWHIAGLLVLEALSLASVGIVAGLGLLYAGIALAQGYVQANYGLYLPLALPSTHEWTLLAIILGAALLMGSVPAWRAYRQSLADGLSIHL is encoded by the coding sequence ATGTACCTGCTCCGCCTTGCCTTGGCCAGCCTGGCCAACCGCCGATTCACTGCGTTTCTGACCGCCTTTGCCATTGCCCTGTCGGTGTGCCTGCTGCTGGCTGTTGAGCGGGTCCGTACCGAAGCCCGTGCCAGCTTCGCCAGCACCATCAGCGGCACCGACCTGATAGTCGGTGCACGCTCCGGCTCGGTGAACCTGCTGCTGTATTCGGTGTTCCGCATTGGCAACGCGACCAATAACATCCGCTGGGACAGCTTCCAGCACTATGCACAGGACCCACGGGTGAAGTGGGCAATCCCGATCTCGCTGGGCGACTCGCACCGCGGCTACAGAGTGATGGGCACCACCACGGATTACTTCAGCCATTATCAGTACGGCCGCCGCCAGCATCTGCAACTGAGCCAGGGGCGTGAGTTTGCCAACGACCCGTTCGAGGTAGTGCTCGGCGCTGAAGTGGCCGAGGCATTGCACTACAAGCTGGGTGACAAGCTGGTGCTGGCCCACGGCGTGGCCGCAATCAGTCTGGTCAAGCACGACGACAAGCCGTTTACCGTGGTCGGCGTACTCAAGCGCACCGGCACCCCCGTCGACCGCACCCTGCATATCAGCCTGGGCGGAATGGAGGCGATCCATATCGACTGGCACAACGGCGTACCCGCCCGTGGCGCCGGGCGCATCAGCGCCGAACAGGCCCGTACCATGGACCTGCAACCTGCCGCCATCACTGCGTTCATGCTTGGCCTGAACAGCAAGATCGCAACCTTCAGTTTGCAGCGAGAGATCAACGAGTACCGCAGCGAGCCGTTGCTGGCGATCCTACCTGGGGTCGCCCTGCAGGAACTGTGGAGCCTGATGGGCACTGCGGAACAGGCATTGTTCGTGGTGTCGCTATTCGTGGTGCTGACCGGTTTGATCGGCATGCTCACGGCGATTCTCACCAGCCTCAACGAACGCCGCCGGGAAATGGCGATCTTGCGTTCGGTCGGGGCCCGGCCTTGGCATATTGCGGGGTTGCTGGTACTGGAAGCACTGTCACTGGCCTCGGTCGGGATCGTGGCCGGGCTTGGCTTGCTATATGCGGGTATCGCCCTGGCACAGGGATATGTGCAGGCCAACTATGGTTTGTACTTGCCACTGGCTCTGCCGAGTACCCATGAATGGACCTTGCTGGCTATCATCCTGGGGGCCGCGTTGCTGATGGGCAGCGTGCCGGCGTGGCGGGCTTACCGGCAATCGCTGGCTGACGGCCTGTCCATACACCTCTGA
- a CDS encoding DUF2796 domain-containing protein yields MCRLLLALPFALLPLAVAHAHDDHDHDHAHGSLGAHEHGVAKLNAVLDGNTLELELDSPAMNLVGFEHAASSDADKAKVAAVRQQLEQPLKLFGLSAAADCKEEQQALESPLFGDAAKADDDGDEHEHEHDHQHSDIGAHYQLTCANPDKLTQLDLAPLFKAFPATQKINVQLIGPNGQKGVETTPTKAAVAF; encoded by the coding sequence ATGTGTCGCCTGCTGCTCGCCCTGCCCTTCGCTTTGCTGCCACTGGCCGTGGCCCATGCTCACGATGACCATGATCATGACCACGCCCACGGCTCCCTCGGCGCCCACGAGCATGGCGTAGCCAAGCTCAACGCAGTACTCGATGGCAATACCCTGGAACTGGAGCTGGACAGCCCGGCAATGAACCTGGTCGGCTTCGAGCATGCCGCCAGCAGCGATGCCGACAAGGCCAAAGTCGCCGCTGTGCGCCAGCAGCTTGAACAACCCCTGAAGCTGTTCGGCCTTTCTGCTGCCGCGGACTGCAAGGAAGAGCAGCAGGCGCTGGAAAGCCCTCTGTTCGGTGACGCAGCGAAGGCCGACGACGATGGTGACGAGCACGAACATGAACACGACCATCAGCACAGCGACATCGGCGCCCACTATCAGCTGACTTGCGCCAACCCCGACAAACTCACACAGCTGGACCTGGCGCCGCTGTTCAAGGCCTTCCCCGCCACCCAGAAAATCAACGTGCAACTGATCGGCCCCAATGGCCAGAAAGGCGTGGAAACCACGCCAACCAAGGCAGCGGTCGCCTTCTGA
- a CDS encoding riboflavin synthase, producing the protein MFTGIIESIGTIRSLTPKGGDVRVYVETGKLDLGDVKLGDSIAVNGVCLTAVELPGDGFWADVSVETLKRTAFIDLKSGSKVNLEKALTPTTRLGGHLVSGHVDGVGEIISRSDNARAIQFRVRAPKELAKYIAHKGSITVDGTSLTVNEVNGAEFELTIVPHTLSETIMADYRAGRRVNLEVDLLARYLERLLLGDKAAEPSKGSGITESFLAANGFLKS; encoded by the coding sequence ATGTTCACCGGCATCATCGAATCCATTGGCACCATCCGCAGCCTGACCCCCAAGGGTGGTGACGTGCGCGTCTACGTAGAAACCGGCAAGCTCGACCTGGGGGACGTCAAGCTCGGCGACAGCATCGCCGTCAACGGTGTATGCCTCACGGCCGTAGAACTGCCGGGCGACGGCTTCTGGGCCGATGTCAGCGTCGAAACCCTCAAGCGCACCGCCTTCATCGACCTCAAGAGCGGCAGCAAGGTCAACCTGGAAAAAGCCCTGACCCCCACTACCCGCCTGGGCGGGCACCTGGTCAGCGGCCACGTCGACGGGGTTGGCGAAATCATTTCGCGCAGCGATAACGCCCGCGCCATCCAGTTCCGCGTGCGTGCACCGAAGGAACTGGCCAAGTACATCGCCCACAAGGGTTCGATCACCGTCGACGGCACCAGCCTGACGGTCAATGAGGTCAATGGCGCCGAATTCGAGCTGACCATTGTCCCGCACACTCTGTCCGAAACCATCATGGCCGATTACCGTGCAGGGCGTCGGGTAAACCTTGAGGTCGACCTGCTGGCCCGTTACCTGGAGCGCTTGCTGCTGGGTGACAAGGCCGCCGAACCGAGCAAGGGCAGTGGCATTACCGAAAGCTTCCTGGCCGCCAATGGCTTCTTGAAATCCTGA
- a CDS encoding OmpW/AlkL family protein: protein MNKSLLGASLVALALAAPAAHAYQAGDMILRAGAITTAPNESSGDLKFDGNKVSGTKATLDSDTQLGLTFAYMLTDHIGLELLAATPFKHTVGVKGLGGGLDGKLADIKQLPPTLSLQYYPMEPNSRFQPYAGVGINYTLFFDEDLSSARKEQGFSNLKLQDSVGIAGQLGMDYMLTDNLLVNASVWYVDIDTKASVNGPTALGYSKTKVDVDVDPWVYMVGLGYKF, encoded by the coding sequence ATGAACAAGTCCTTGCTGGGTGCCTCGCTTGTGGCCCTTGCGCTCGCCGCCCCTGCCGCCCACGCCTATCAGGCGGGGGACATGATCCTGCGCGCAGGCGCCATCACCACCGCCCCGAACGAGAGCAGCGGCGACCTCAAGTTCGACGGCAACAAGGTGTCGGGCACCAAGGCGACCCTGGACAGCGATACCCAGTTGGGCCTGACCTTTGCCTACATGCTCACCGACCACATCGGCCTGGAGCTGCTGGCAGCTACCCCGTTCAAGCACACCGTCGGCGTAAAAGGTCTGGGCGGCGGGCTGGACGGCAAGCTGGCGGACATCAAGCAACTGCCGCCAACGCTGTCGCTGCAGTACTACCCAATGGAGCCAAATTCGCGCTTCCAGCCGTACGCTGGCGTCGGTATCAACTACACCCTGTTCTTTGACGAAGACTTGAGCAGCGCACGCAAGGAACAAGGCTTCAGCAACCTCAAGCTGCAGGATTCGGTAGGTATCGCCGGCCAACTGGGCATGGACTACATGCTGACCGACAACCTGCTGGTAAACGCCTCGGTCTGGTACGTCGACATCGACACCAAGGCCAGCGTCAACGGCCCGACCGCCCTTGGCTACAGCAAG